A DNA window from Streptococcus parapneumoniae contains the following coding sequences:
- the folP gene encoding dihydropteroate synthase — translation MMKSLEGVTDMSSKANHAKTAICGIINVTPDSFSDGGQFFALEQALQQARKLIAEGASMLDIGGESTRPRPGSSYVEIEEEIQRVVPVIKAIRKESDVLISIDTWKSQVAEAALAAGANLVNDITGLMGDEKMAHEVAKAGAKVVIMFNPVMARPQHPSSLIFPHFGFGQAFTEKELADFEKLPIEELMETFFERALARAEEAGIAQENILLDSGIGFGLTKKENLLLLRDLDKLHQKGYPIFLGVSRKRFVINILEENGFEVNPETELGFRNRDTASAHVTSIAARQGVEVVRVHDVVSHRMAVEIASAIRLADEAEDLDLKQYK, via the coding sequence ATGATGAAAAGCCTTGAGGGAGTGACCGATATGTCAAGTAAAGCCAATCATGCAAAGACAGCTATTTGCGGAATTATCAATGTAACCCCAGACTCCTTTTCGGACGGTGGTCAATTTTTTGCTCTTGAGCAGGCACTCCAGCAGGCTCGTAAATTGATAGCAGAAGGGGCTAGTATGCTAGATATCGGCGGAGAATCGACTCGGCCGCGGCCGGGAAGTAGTTATGTTGAGATAGAAGAGGAAATCCAGCGTGTTGTTCCAGTGATCAAAGCTATTCGCAAGGAAAGTGATGTCCTCATCTCTATTGATACTTGGAAGAGTCAAGTAGCAGAAGCTGCTTTGGCTGCTGGTGCCAATCTAGTCAATGATATCACTGGTCTTATGGGTGATGAGAAAATGGCCCATGAGGTTGCTAAGGCTGGTGCGAAAGTAGTCATTATGTTTAATCCAGTCATGGCACGACCTCAGCACCCTAGCTCGCTCATCTTCCCTCATTTTGGCTTTGGTCAAGCTTTTACAGAAAAAGAGTTAGCTGACTTTGAAAAATTGCCAATCGAAGAGTTGATGGAGACTTTTTTTGAACGAGCACTAGCGAGAGCAGAGGAAGCTGGGATTGCTCAAGAAAACATCCTGCTGGATTCAGGAATTGGCTTTGGTCTGACCAAGAAAGAAAATCTGCTTCTTTTACGGGATCTGGATAAACTACATCAGAAAGGCTATCCAATCTTTCTCGGAGTGTCGCGCAAGCGGTTTGTCATCAATATTCTTGAAGAAAATGGTTTTGAAGTCAATCCTGAGACAGAACTTGGTTTCCGCAATCGAGATACGGCTTCGGCTCATGTAACCAGTATCGCTGCGAGACAGGGTGTGGAAGTGGTGCGCGTGCATGATGTAGTTAGTCACAGGATGGCAGTTGAAATTGCCTCCGCCATTCGTCTGGCTGATGAAGCGGAAGATTTAGATTTAAAACAATATAAATAA
- a CDS encoding lysostaphin resistance A-like protein, giving the protein MKEKNMWKELLNRAGWLLIFLLATILYQIPIGVTAILTLREVPLLQSGLIVAGVSIVVLVLFIIGARKTQLASFNFSFFRAKDLARLGLSYLVIICSNILGSILLQLSNETTTSNQSQINDMVQNSSLISSFFLLALLAPICEEILCRGIVPKKIFRGKENLGFVVGTIVFALLHQPSNLPSLLIYGGMSIVLSWTVYKTQRLEMSILLHMIVNGVAFCLLALVVILSRTLGISV; this is encoded by the coding sequence ATGAAAGAGAAAAATATGTGGAAAGAATTATTGAATCGTGCAGGCTGGCTGTTAATCTTTTTGCTGGCGACAATTTTATATCAGATTCCTATAGGGGTTACTGCTATTTTAACCTTAAGAGAAGTACCGCTATTACAGTCAGGACTGATAGTTGCTGGTGTTTCGATTGTGGTTCTGGTGCTATTTATTATTGGAGCTCGTAAAACGCAATTAGCAAGTTTCAATTTTTCATTTTTTAGAGCTAAGGATTTGGCACGATTGGGCTTGAGTTATTTAGTCATTATCTGTTCAAATATACTTGGTTCTATCTTGTTACAACTGTCAAATGAGACGACAACAAGTAACCAGTCTCAGATTAACGATATGGTTCAGAATAGTTCTCTGATTTCCAGTTTCTTCTTATTGGCCTTGCTTGCTCCGATTTGTGAGGAAATCTTGTGTCGGGGAATTGTTCCTAAAAAGATTTTCCGAGGCAAGGAGAACTTGGGATTTGTAGTCGGTACGATTGTGTTTGCTTTATTGCATCAACCAAGTAATTTACCTTCTTTATTGATTTATGGAGGTATGTCGATCGTTCTGTCTTGGACAGTTTATAAAACCCAACGTTTGGAAATGTCGATCTTACTTCATATGATTGTGAATGGGGTTGCTTTCTGTTTGTTGGCTCTCGTGGTGATTTTGAGTCGGACATTAGGGATTTCTGTTTAA
- a CDS encoding NCS2 family permease translates to MDKLFKLKENGTDVRTEVLAGLTTFFAMSYILFVNPQILSQTGMPAQGVFLATIIGAVAGTLMMAFYANLPYAQAPGMGLNAFFTFTVVFGLGYSWQEALAMVFICGIISLIITLTNVRKMIIESIPNALRSAISAGIGVFLAYVGIKNAGLLKFTIDPGNYTVVGEGADKAQATIAANSSAVPGLVSFNNPAVLVALAGLAITIFFVIKGIKGGIILSILTTTVLAIAVGLVDLSSIDFANNHVGAAFEDLKRVFGAALGSEGLGALISDTARLPETLMAILAFSLTDIFDTIGTLIGTGEKVGIVATNGENHQSAKLDKALYSDLIGTSIGAIAGTSNVTTYVESAAGIGAGGRTGLTALVVAICFAISSFFSPLLAIVPTAATAPILIIVGIMMLASLKNIHWDDMSEAVPAFFTSIFMGFSYSITQGIAVGFLTYTLTKLVKGQAKDVHVMIWILDALFILNYISMAL, encoded by the coding sequence ATGGACAAATTATTTAAACTAAAAGAGAACGGTACAGACGTTCGTACAGAGGTTCTCGCTGGTTTAACAACTTTCTTTGCAATGAGTTATATTCTCTTTGTAAACCCACAAATTCTTTCGCAAACAGGAATGCCTGCTCAGGGTGTATTCCTAGCGACGATCATTGGTGCAGTAGCGGGTACCTTGATGATGGCCTTCTATGCTAACTTACCTTATGCCCAAGCGCCAGGTATGGGACTTAATGCCTTCTTTACCTTTACAGTTGTATTTGGACTCGGTTATTCTTGGCAAGAAGCCCTAGCTATGGTCTTCATCTGTGGAATTATCTCATTGATTATCACTTTGACAAATGTTCGTAAAATGATCATTGAATCGATTCCAAATGCCCTTCGCTCAGCTATTTCAGCTGGTATCGGTGTCTTCCTTGCCTACGTGGGAATTAAGAATGCTGGACTTTTGAAATTTACGATTGATCCAGGCAACTATACTGTTGTAGGAGAAGGGGCTGACAAGGCTCAAGCAACGATTGCGGCAAACTCTTCAGCAGTTCCAGGCTTGGTCAGCTTTAATAATCCAGCTGTTTTGGTGGCTCTTGCAGGACTTGCCATTACTATCTTCTTTGTTATCAAAGGGATTAAAGGGGGAATTATTCTCTCTATCTTGACAACAACTGTTCTTGCTATCGCAGTTGGTTTGGTAGATTTGTCTAGTATCGATTTTGCTAACAACCATGTTGGTGCAGCCTTTGAAGACTTGAAGAGAGTCTTTGGTGCGGCTCTTGGTTCAGAAGGTTTGGGAGCTTTGATTTCAGATACAGCTCGCTTGCCTGAAACTCTTATGGCTATTCTTGCCTTTTCGTTGACAGATATTTTTGACACGATTGGTACCTTGATTGGTACAGGTGAAAAAGTTGGTATCGTAGCGACAAATGGTGAAAATCACCAATCAGCTAAGTTGGACAAGGCTCTTTACTCTGACTTGATTGGTACTTCAATTGGTGCCATCGCTGGTACTTCGAACGTAACGACTTATGTTGAGTCTGCTGCTGGTATTGGTGCAGGTGGACGTACTGGTTTGACAGCCTTGGTCGTGGCAATCTGTTTTGCGATCTCAAGCTTCTTTAGCCCACTTCTAGCGATTGTACCAACAGCCGCTACAGCTCCAATCTTGATTATCGTTGGGATTATGATGTTGGCTAGCTTGAAAAATATCCATTGGGACGATATGTCTGAAGCGGTTCCTGCTTTCTTCACATCTATCTTTATGGGATTCAGCTACTCTATCACTCAAGGGATTGCAGTTGGTTTCTTGACTTACACCTTGACTAAGCTTGTCAAAGGTCAAGCTAAAGATGTTCATGTCATGATTTGGATTTTGGATGCCTTGTTTATCCTTAACTATATTAGTATGGCCTTATAA
- a CDS encoding Cof-type HAD-IIB family hydrolase, producing MTKKIIAVDLDGTLLNSDSQISDFTKKTIKKVVEKGHQVIITTGRPYRMSKDFYRELGLDTPMINFNGSLTHLPDQVWDFEKCLTVDKKYLLDMVQRSEDIQADFIAGEYRKKFYITNPNEEIANPKLFGVEAFQPEDQFKPELVTKDPNCILLQTRASDKYALAKEMNAFYQHQLSINTWGGPLNILECTPKGVNKAFALDYLLKVMNRDKKDLIAFGDEHNDTEMLAFAGKGYAMKNANSELLPYADEQISLTNDQDGVAKTLQDLFL from the coding sequence ATGACTAAAAAAATTATTGCAGTTGACCTGGATGGAACCCTGCTCAACTCGGACAGTCAAATTTCTGACTTTACCAAAAAAACCATTAAAAAAGTTGTTGAAAAAGGCCATCAGGTTATTATTACGACAGGTCGCCCTTACCGTATGTCAAAAGATTTTTACCGTGAACTGGGCTTAGACACTCCTATGATTAACTTCAACGGCTCCCTCACTCATTTACCAGACCAAGTTTGGGATTTTGAAAAGTGTTTGACTGTAGACAAAAAATATCTTTTAGATATGGTTCAACGTTCAGAGGACATTCAAGCCGATTTTATCGCTGGAGAATATCGTAAAAAATTCTACATTACAAATCCTAATGAAGAAATTGCCAATCCCAAACTATTTGGTGTAGAAGCTTTCCAGCCTGAAGATCAATTCAAGCCTGAATTGGTGACCAAGGACCCTAACTGTATCCTCTTGCAGACCAGAGCCAGTGACAAATATGCCTTGGCAAAAGAAATGAACGCCTTCTACCAGCATCAACTGTCTATCAATACCTGGGGAGGTCCGCTCAATATCCTTGAGTGTACCCCAAAAGGTGTCAACAAAGCCTTTGCTTTGGACTACTTGCTCAAGGTAATGAACCGTGACAAAAAAGATTTGATTGCTTTTGGAGATGAGCACAATGATACCGAAATGCTTGCTTTTGCCGGGAAAGGTTATGCAATGAAAAATGCCAACTCAGAGCTACTCCCCTATGCAGATGAGCAAATTTCCTTGACCAATGACCAAGACGGAGTTGCCAAAACCCTGCAAGACTTATTCTTATAA
- the adhP gene encoding alcohol dehydrogenase AdhP, with product MKPVVVNPESTGVAVEEKVLRPLETGEALVEIEYCGVCHTDLHVAHGDFGQVPGRVLGHEGVGIVKEIAPDVKSLKVGDRVSVAWFFEGCGTCEYCTTGRETLCRTVKNAGYSVDGGMAEQCIVTADYAVKVPDGLDPAQASSITCAGVTTYKAIKEAKVEPGQWVVLYGAGGLGNLAVQYAKKVFNAHVIAVDINNDKLALAKEVGADIVINGLEVEDVPGLIKEKTDGGAHSAVVTAVSKVAFNQAVDSVRAGGRVVAVGLPSEMMELSIVKTVLDGIQVIGSLVGTRKDLEEAFQFGAEGLVVPVVQKRPIEDAVAIFDEMEKGQIQGRMVLDFTH from the coding sequence ATGAAACCTGTTGTTGTAAATCCAGAAAGCACTGGTGTTGCTGTTGAAGAAAAAGTACTCCGTCCACTTGAAACTGGGGAAGCACTTGTAGAAATTGAATACTGTGGTGTTTGCCACACTGACCTCCACGTTGCCCATGGCGACTTCGGTCAGGTACCAGGACGTGTCCTAGGTCACGAAGGTGTTGGTATCGTTAAAGAAATTGCCCCAGATGTGAAAAGCCTTAAAGTCGGTGACCGCGTCAGCGTTGCTTGGTTCTTTGAAGGATGTGGTACTTGCGAATACTGTACAACTGGCCGTGAAACTCTTTGCCGTACAGTAAAAAATGCTGGCTACTCAGTAGACGGTGGTATGGCTGAACAGTGTATCGTAACTGCTGACTATGCTGTCAAAGTTCCTGACGGACTTGATCCAGCCCAAGCTTCTTCTATCACATGTGCTGGTGTAACAACCTATAAAGCTATTAAAGAGGCCAAAGTTGAACCAGGCCAATGGGTTGTCCTTTACGGTGCTGGTGGCCTTGGTAACCTAGCTGTTCAATACGCTAAAAAAGTATTCAATGCTCATGTTATCGCAGTTGATATCAATAACGACAAACTTGCCCTTGCAAAAGAAGTAGGCGCTGACATTGTTATTAACGGCCTCGAAGTTGAAGATGTACCTGGACTCATCAAGGAAAAAACTGATGGAGGTGCTCACTCAGCTGTCGTAACTGCTGTATCTAAAGTTGCCTTCAACCAGGCTGTTGACTCCGTTCGTGCTGGTGGTCGCGTCGTCGCTGTCGGTCTTCCTTCTGAAATGATGGAACTCAGCATCGTTAAAACAGTCCTCGATGGAATCCAAGTCATCGGTTCTCTTGTAGGAACTCGTAAAGACTTGGAAGAAGCCTTCCAATTCGGTGCAGAAGGTTTAGTAGTTCCAGTTGTTCAAAAACGTCCAATAGAAGATGCCGTAGCCATTTTCGACGAAATGGAAAAAGGTCAAATCCAAGGACGTATGGTACTCGACTTCACCCACTAA
- a CDS encoding PTS sugar transporter subunit IIB, with protein sequence MSIGIIIASHGEFAAGIHQSGSMIFGEQEKVQVVTFMPNEGPDDLYAKFNNAVAAFDAEDEVLVLADLWSGSPFNQASRVMGENPERKFAIITGLNLPMLIQAYTERLMDAAAGVEKVAANIIKEAKDGIKALPEELNPVEEVASAAAAPVAQTAIPEGTVIGDGKLKINLARLDTRLLHGQVATAWTPDSKANRIIVASDNVAKDDLRKELIKQAAPGNVKANVVPIQKLIEISKDPRFGETHALILFETPQDALRAIEGGVPIKTLNVGSMAHSTGKTLVNTVLSMDKEDVATFEKMRDLGVEFDVRKVPNDSKKDLFDLINKANVK encoded by the coding sequence ATGAGTATCGGAATCATTATTGCGAGCCACGGCGAATTTGCTGCGGGTATTCATCAGTCAGGATCTATGATCTTTGGTGAACAAGAAAAGGTTCAAGTTGTGACCTTTATGCCAAATGAAGGTCCTGATGATCTATACGCTAAGTTTAATAACGCTGTTGCTGCATTTGACGCAGAAGATGAGGTTCTAGTTTTGGCTGACCTTTGGAGTGGTTCTCCATTTAACCAAGCTAGTCGCGTGATGGGAGAAAATCCTGAGCGTAAGTTTGCCATCATCACAGGACTTAACTTACCGATGTTGATTCAAGCCTACACAGAGCGCCTCATGGACGCTGCTGCAGGTGTAGAAAAAGTCGCTGCTAATATCATTAAAGAAGCCAAAGATGGCATCAAAGCTCTTCCAGAAGAGCTAAATCCAGTTGAAGAAGTTGCAAGCGCTGCAGCTGCTCCAGTTGCCCAAACTGCTATCCCAGAAGGAACTGTTATCGGAGACGGTAAATTGAAAATCAATCTTGCCCGTCTTGACACACGTCTACTTCACGGTCAGGTTGCAACTGCTTGGACTCCAGATTCAAAAGCAAATCGTATCATCGTTGCTTCAGATAACGTGGCTAAAGACGACCTTCGTAAAGAATTGATTAAACAAGCAGCTCCAGGTAATGTCAAGGCTAACGTGGTTCCAATTCAAAAACTGATTGAGATTTCAAAAGACCCACGTTTTGGAGAAACACATGCCCTTATCTTGTTTGAAACACCTCAAGATGCCCTTCGTGCCATCGAAGGCGGCGTGCCAATCAAGACTCTTAACGTTGGTTCTATGGCTCACTCAACAGGTAAAACATTGGTCAATACCGTTTTGTCTATGGACAAAGAAGATGTTGCTACATTTGAAAAAATGCGTGACTTGGGTGTTGAATTTGATGTCCGTAAAGTACCAAATGATTCTAAAAAAGATTTGTTTGACTTGATTAACAAAGCCAATGTCAAATAA
- a CDS encoding PTS mannose/fructose/sorbose transporter subunit IIC, with protein MSIISMVLVVGVAFLAGLEGILDQFQFHQPLVACTLIGLVTGHLEAGIILGGSLQMIALGWSNIGAAIAPDAALASVAAAIIMVLGGDFTKTGIGVAQAVAIPLAVAGLFLTMIVRTISVGLVHTADAAAKKGDFGAVERAHFIALLFQGLRIALPATLLLMVPTETVQSILSAMPDWLKDGMAIGGGMVVAVGYAMVINMMATREVWPFFALGFVLAAVSDITLIGFGAIGVAIALIYLHLSKTGGNGGGGAATSNDPIGDILEDY; from the coding sequence ATGTCTATTATTTCTATGGTTTTAGTAGTCGGTGTAGCCTTCCTTGCAGGTCTTGAAGGCATCCTCGACCAGTTCCAATTTCACCAACCACTTGTAGCCTGTACCCTTATTGGGCTTGTAACAGGTCACTTGGAAGCAGGGATTATCCTCGGTGGATCGCTTCAAATGATTGCCCTTGGTTGGTCAAATATCGGTGCTGCTATCGCTCCTGATGCTGCACTTGCTTCTGTCGCTGCTGCCATTATCATGGTTCTTGGTGGTGACTTTACCAAGACAGGTATCGGTGTTGCCCAAGCGGTTGCTATCCCTCTTGCCGTTGCTGGTCTATTCTTAACTATGATTGTACGTACAATTTCAGTTGGATTGGTTCACACTGCTGATGCTGCCGCTAAAAAAGGTGACTTCGGCGCTGTGGAGCGTGCGCATTTTATTGCGCTACTTTTCCAAGGACTTCGTATCGCGCTTCCTGCAACTCTTCTCCTTATGGTACCAACTGAAACTGTACAAAGTATCCTTAGTGCCATGCCAGACTGGCTCAAAGATGGTATGGCTATCGGTGGTGGTATGGTCGTTGCCGTTGGTTACGCCATGGTTATCAACATGATGGCAACTCGTGAAGTATGGCCATTCTTCGCTCTTGGTTTCGTTCTCGCTGCTGTGTCAGATATTACTCTAATCGGATTCGGTGCTATCGGTGTTGCTATCGCTCTTATCTACCTTCACCTTTCTAAAACTGGTGGAAATGGTGGCGGAGGAGCCGCAACTTCTAACGACCCAATCGGCGATATCCTAGAAGACTACTAA
- a CDS encoding PTS system mannose/fructose/sorbose family transporter subunit IID, with product MTEKLQLTKSDRKKVWWRSTFLQGSWNFERMQNLGWAYTLIPAIKKLYTKKEDQIAALERHLEFFNTHPYVAAPVMGVTLALEEERANGVEIDDAAIQGVKIGMMGPLAGIGDPVFWFTVRPILGSLGASLALTGNILGPLLFFVAWNLIRMSFLWYVQEIGYKAGSEITKDMSGGILQDITKGASILGMFILAVLVQRWVNIKFAFDVSKVQLDEKAYIHWDKLPEGSKGIQEAFAQVGQGLSQTPEKVTTFQQNLDMLIPGLSGLLLTLLCMYLLKKKVSPITIILALFAVGIVAHVLHIM from the coding sequence ATGACTGAAAAACTTCAATTAACTAAATCAGATCGTAAAAAAGTTTGGTGGCGTTCAACCTTCTTACAAGGGTCTTGGAACTTTGAACGGATGCAAAACTTGGGCTGGGCTTATACACTCATTCCAGCTATCAAAAAACTCTATACTAAAAAAGAAGATCAAATCGCTGCTCTTGAGCGTCACCTTGAGTTCTTCAACACTCATCCATACGTAGCTGCTCCAGTCATGGGGGTTACTCTTGCGCTTGAAGAAGAACGTGCTAACGGTGTGGAAATCGATGACGCTGCTATCCAAGGGGTTAAAATCGGTATGATGGGACCTCTTGCTGGTATCGGTGACCCAGTATTCTGGTTTACAGTACGCCCAATCCTTGGATCTCTCGGTGCTTCACTTGCCCTTACTGGCAATATCTTGGGGCCACTCCTCTTCTTTGTTGCATGGAACTTGATTCGTATGTCATTCTTGTGGTATGTTCAAGAGATTGGATACAAGGCTGGATCAGAAATCACTAAAGATATGTCTGGTGGTATCCTTCAAGATATCACTAAAGGAGCTTCTATCCTTGGGATGTTCATTCTTGCTGTCCTTGTTCAACGCTGGGTAAATATTAAATTTGCTTTCGATGTTTCTAAAGTTCAACTAGATGAAAAGGCTTATATCCATTGGGATAAATTGCCAGAAGGGTCTAAAGGTATCCAAGAAGCATTCGCACAAGTAGGACAAGGATTGTCTCAAACTCCTGAAAAAGTTACTACTTTCCAACAAAACTTGGATATGTTGATTCCTGGATTATCAGGACTACTCCTTACTTTACTTTGCATGTACTTACTTAAGAAAAAAGTATCTCCAATCACTATTATCCTTGCCCTCTTCGCAGTGGGTATTGTGGCACATGTTCTTCACATCATGTAA
- the pepC gene encoding aminopeptidase C, which yields MNAIQESFTDKLFANYEANVKYQAIENAASHNGIFAALERRQSRVDNTPVFSLDLTKDKVTNQKASGRCWMFAALNTFRHKLISQYKLENFELSQAHTFFWDKYEKSNWFLEQVIATADQGLTSRKVKFLLQTPQQDGGQWDMVVSLFEKYGVVPKSVYPESVSSSSSRELNAILNKLLRQDAQILRDLLVSGADQATVQAKKEDLLQEIFNFLAMSLGLPPRKFDFAYRDKDNNYKSEKGITPQEFYKKYVNLPLEDYVSVINAPTADKPYGKSYTVEMLGNVVGSRAVRYINVPMERLKELAIAQMQAGETVWFGSDVGQLSNRKAGILATDVYDFESSMDIKLTQDKAGRLDYSESLMTHAMVLTGVDLDENGKSTKWKVENSWGDKVGTDGYFVASDAWMDEYTYQIVVRKELLTAEEQAAYGAELIVLAPWDPMGALAE from the coding sequence ATGAACGCGATTCAAGAATCATTTACTGATAAACTATTTGCCAACTATGAAGCAAATGTAAAATACCAAGCGATTGAAAATGCTGCCAGCCACAACGGAATTTTTGCAGCTCTGGAACGTCGCCAAAGCCGTGTAGACAACACACCTGTTTTCTCATTGGATTTAACCAAGGACAAGGTCACTAACCAGAAAGCGTCTGGTCGTTGCTGGATGTTTGCGGCTCTCAACACCTTCCGCCACAAACTCATCTCGCAATACAAATTGGAGAACTTTGAGTTGTCACAAGCCCACACTTTCTTCTGGGATAAGTATGAGAAATCAAACTGGTTCTTGGAGCAAGTCATTGCGACTGCAGACCAAGGCTTGACGAGCCGTAAGGTTAAATTCCTACTCCAAACACCTCAACAAGATGGCGGTCAATGGGATATGGTCGTTTCCCTCTTTGAAAAATACGGTGTCGTGCCTAAGTCAGTTTATCCTGAGTCTGTTTCATCTAGCAGCAGTCGTGAGCTAAATGCGATCCTTAATAAATTGCTTCGTCAAGATGCTCAAATCTTGCGTGATTTGCTTGTTTCTGGTGCAGATCAAGCGACTGTTCAAGCTAAGAAAGAAGACCTCTTGCAAGAAATCTTTAACTTTCTTGCTATGTCATTAGGACTTCCACCACGCAAGTTTGACTTTGCTTATCGCGATAAAGATAACAACTACAAAAGTGAAAAAGGAATCACACCACAAGAGTTTTACAAGAAATATGTCAATCTTCCTTTAGAAGACTACGTTTCTGTTATCAATGCTCCAACTGCTGATAAACCTTACGGAAAATCTTACACAGTTGAGATGTTGGGGAATGTGGTTGGTAGCCGTGCAGTTCGCTACATCAACGTTCCAATGGAGCGCTTGAAAGAATTGGCGATTGCCCAAATGCAAGCAGGTGAGACTGTTTGGTTTGGTTCTGATGTCGGCCAGCTCAGCAACCGTAAGGCTGGCATCCTTGCGACAGATGTTTATGACTTTGAATCAAGCATGGACATTAAACTTACTCAAGACAAGGCTGGACGTTTGGACTATAGTGAAAGCTTGATGACCCACGCCATGGTCTTGACAGGTGTTGACTTGGACGAAAATGGTAAATCAACCAAGTGGAAGGTTGAAAACTCATGGGGAGACAAGGTCGGTACAGATGGTTACTTTGTTGCCTCAGACGCTTGGATGGACGAATACACATACCAAATCGTTGTTCGTAAGGAATTGCTGACAGCAGAAGAACAAGCTGCCTATGGAGCAGAACTAATCGTACTTGCACCATGGGATCCAATGGGAGCCTTGGCTGAATAA
- a CDS encoding pseudouridine synthase, with protein sequence MRLDKFLVACAVGSRTEVKNLLKAGRVTVNGKKEKSAKLQIDEKIDEIRFDGQVLEYEEFVYYMMNKPKGVISATEDPKHRTVLDLLDDLARSKEVFPVGRLDIDTHGLLLLTNDGQLAHVLLSPKRHVDKTYLAQVKGIMTQEDMETFAEGIPLKDFTCQPAILELVSIDTEKNQSQIRVTIAEGKFHQIKRMVGYCGKEVVDLQRLTMGTLVLDENLERGEWRRLTKEELEILRANII encoded by the coding sequence ATGAGATTAGATAAATTTTTAGTTGCCTGCGCTGTGGGAAGTCGGACTGAGGTCAAAAACTTGCTCAAGGCTGGGCGCGTGACTGTAAATGGTAAAAAAGAAAAATCAGCTAAATTGCAGATTGATGAAAAAATAGATGAGATTCGCTTTGATGGGCAAGTGTTGGAGTATGAAGAGTTTGTCTACTACATGATGAACAAGCCCAAAGGAGTTATCTCAGCGACTGAGGATCCCAAGCACAGAACCGTTCTGGACTTGTTGGATGACTTGGCGCGGAGTAAGGAAGTTTTCCCAGTAGGACGCTTGGATATTGACACGCATGGTCTTTTGCTCTTGACCAATGATGGTCAGCTGGCTCATGTTCTTCTTTCGCCCAAGCGTCATGTGGACAAGACTTATCTGGCACAAGTCAAGGGAATCATGACCCAAGAAGATATGGAGACATTTGCTGAGGGTATTCCTCTCAAAGACTTTACCTGTCAACCCGCTATACTGGAGCTTGTATCCATAGATACAGAAAAGAATCAAAGCCAAATCCGTGTGACCATTGCAGAAGGGAAGTTTCATCAGATCAAGCGTATGGTGGGCTACTGTGGCAAGGAAGTGGTGGACTTGCAACGATTGACTATGGGAACTTTAGTATTAGATGAGAACCTAGAACGAGGGGAATGGCGTCGCTTGACCAAGGAAGAATTAGAAATTCTCCGCGCTAATATTATTTAA
- a CDS encoding GlsB/YeaQ/YmgE family stress response membrane protein, with protein MLGSMFVGLLVGFLAGTLTNRGERMGCFGKMFLGWIGAFIGHLLFGTWGPIIAGTAIISAVLGSMIVLAIFWRRGS; from the coding sequence ATGTTAGGAAGTATGTTCGTTGGTCTCCTAGTGGGATTTTTAGCAGGTACTCTAACCAATCGTGGAGAGCGAATGGGTTGCTTTGGGAAAATGTTTCTCGGTTGGATTGGTGCCTTTATAGGGCATTTGCTTTTTGGGACTTGGGGACCGATAATAGCAGGAACTGCCATCATTTCGGCAGTACTAGGTTCCATGATTGTCTTAGCGATTTTCTGGAGACGAGGAAGTTAA